The following are encoded in a window of Phaseolus vulgaris cultivar G19833 chromosome 3, P. vulgaris v2.0, whole genome shotgun sequence genomic DNA:
- the LOC137808681 gene encoding uncharacterized protein codes for MESREGKSLSELEEEIFQKFGAFMTGIAKIDELGIAGSKLLSGFQQALEFIRRPPIDMNSKLVEKIIVANETKRVKAYISSGCRKLNNSIQSLTNFHSCTRGLCNHIRKAKEILDELEGLLGDVTSAIQTTDGKLLAFSDLDFDVELNEQATYNDLEEKDALSDSQSPDITHLAMVMAFIYSMVKQDYLMQEKIVSALDLRMSLEELESYCQMWSLRPFINDEVVHGAWEHIH; via the exons ATGGAAAGCAGGGAAGGCAAATCACTTTCTGAATTGGAGGaagaaatttttcaaaaattcgGAGCTTTCATGACAGG GATTGCAAAGATTGATGAGTTGGGAATTGCTGGAAGCAAGCTGCTGTCTGGATTTCAACAAGCGCTTG AGTTTATTAGGAGGCCTCCTATAGATATGAATTCTAAATTAGTGGAGAAGATAATTGTGGCTAATGAAACTAAGAGAGTTAAAGCCTATATAAGTTCTGGATGTAGGAAGCTCAACAACAGTATCCAGAGTTTAACAAACT TTCACTCATGCACACGTGGACTCTGTAACCATATAAGAAAAG CTAAGGAAATACTTGATGAACTTGAAGGTCTATTGGGGGATGTAACAAGTGCTATTCAGACTACAGATGGAAAACTATTAGCCTTCTCTGATCTGGATTTTGATGTTGAATTAAATGAGCAAGCAACCTATAATGATTTG GAGGAAAAGGATGCTTTGTCTGATTCTCAAAGTCCTGATATCACACATTTGGCCATGGTGATGGCTTTCATATATAGCATGGTAAAGCAAGACTATTTGATGCAG GAAAAGATTGTGTCTGCTTTAGATCTGAGGATGTCATTAGAAGAATTAGAAAGCTACTGCCAAATGTGGTCTTTGCGCCCCTTCATAAATGATGAGGTCGTGCATGGAGCTTGGGAACATATTCATTGA
- the LOC137808682 gene encoding uncharacterized protein, which yields MRGYDNEGDEYDDYYEDEGQDEYEEEGEQEYGEEEMEPRKPSKEETEYLEFRQKLKESIRKQMKKEGSGSSTSRLDATDRRKNKLPYDNYGSFFGPSQPVIAQRVIQESKSLLENQHLASKVPNPHHAKKNQNKAPSGGSKSSSHNPPPKVSEVQVKAQKRKDTRDYSFLLSDDAELPAASKAPPPQNMHIRNSEGRPAQVPARSKVPLSNGSKHVRTSHEERNLGSGAGRMPPKSGSGYKTSSTSKPSMASADSRKQLGNNSGHGPGRPVGSNGMSSKMSVGSTGNKSSTPGIKNPVNGMPKSLPLKTHPPPRQSVEQRIPRQSFEQGNPRQSLEQRIPRQGMEQRIPRQGMEQRIPRQGMEQRIPRQGMDQRIPRQGMDQRIPRQGMEQRIPRQSMDQRIPRQSMDQRIPRQSMDQRIPRQSMDQRKDVRELSRPKMMPKQPVASSKPQINRPLKQNSMHTASQDHRPKPKVGRRPFDDEEDEMDISNMIRSMFNYNPKKFVDDDDDDDMEAGFDEIMREERMSAKIARKEDEEQLRLIEEEEERERRRRMAKLKKRKLGE from the exons ATGCGGGGGTATGACAATGAAGGAGAT GAATATGATGATTATTACGAAGATGAAGGACAGGATGAGTATGAAGAGGAGGGTGAGCAAGAGTATGGAGAAGAGGAAATGGAGCCTAGGAAACCTTCAAAGGAAGAAACTGAGTACCTTGAGTTTAGGCAGAAGCTGAAAGAATCAATTAGAAAGCAGATGAAGAAGGAGGGTAGTGGTAGTAGTACATCGCGCCTGGATGCCACAGACCGAAGGAAGAATAAGCTTCCTTATGATAA TTATGGTTCCTTTTTTGGTCCATCTCAACCAGTTATTGCACAGAGAGTAATCCAGGAGAGCAAGTCATTGCTGGAAAACCAGCATTTGGCATCTAAGGTTCCTAACCCTCATCATGCT AAGAAAAACCAGAATAAAGCACCTAGTGGTGGTTCAAAGTCTTCATCTCATAATCCGCCACCCAAAGTCAGCGAG GTGCAAGTTAAAGCCCAGAAACGCAAGGATACTAGAGATTACTCGTTTCTTTTATCTGATGACGCGGAGCTTCCAGCAGCTTCTAAAGCTCCCCCACCTCAGAATATGCATATACGAAATTCTG AGGGACGACCAGCTCAAGTTCCAGCAAGGAGTAAAGTGCCTCTAAGCAATGGCAGCAAGCATGTTCGTACAAGTCATGAGGAACGAAACCTAGGTTCTGGGGCTGGCCGTATGCCTCCTAAATCAGGATCTGGTTATAAGACTAGTTCAACCAGTAAACCTAGTATGGCATCAGCTGACTCTAGGAAACAGCTTGGTAACAACAGTGGTCATGGACCAGGCCGGCCAGTTGGGTCAAATGGCATGTCTTCAAAGATGTCTGTTGGTAGCACTGGGAACAAGTCTTCAACACCTGGTATAAAAAACCCTGTTAATGGTATGCCAAAATCACTCCCTTTAAAGACTCATCCACCTCCGAGGCAGAGTGTGGAGCAAAGAATTCCAAGGCAGAGTTTTGAACAAGGAAATCCTCGGCAGAGCTTGGAACAAAGAATTCCAAGGCAGGGCATGGAACAAAGAATTCCAAGGCAGGGCATGGAACAAAGAATTCCAAGGCAGGGCATGGAACAAAGAATTCCAAGGCAGGGCATGGATCAAAGAATTCCAAGGCAGGGCATGGATCAAAGAATTCCAAGGCAGGGCATGGAACAAAGAATTCCAAGGCAGAGCATGGATCAAAGAATTCCAAGGCAGAGCATGGATCAAAGAATTCCAAGGCAGAGCATGGATCAAAGAATTCCAAGGCAGAGCATGGATCAAAGAAAAGACGTACGAGAACTAAGTAGGCCTAAAATGATGCCAAAACAACCAGTGGCATCATCAAAACCACAG ATAAATAGGCCACTTAAACAAAATTCAATGCATACTGCTTCACAAGATCATCGTCCCAAGCCTAAGGTTGGGAGACGACCCTTTGATGATGAGGAGGACGAAATGGATATCAGTAACATGATCAGATCAATGTTTAA CTACAACCCCAAGAAGTTTGTTGACGATGATGACGATGATGATATGGAGGCAGGTTTTGATGAAATCATGAGGGAAGAAAGGATGAG TGCCAAAATTGCTAGAAAGGAGGACGAGGAGCAACTTAGATTAAttgaggaggaagaggaaagagagagaagaagaCGAATGGCGAAGTTGAAGAAACGGAAGCTTGGTGAGTAG
- the LOC137808683 gene encoding mitochondrial carnitine/acylcarnitine carrier-like protein, translated as MGDVAKDLAAGTIGGAAQLICGHPFDTIKVKLQSQPVPLPGQLPKYSGAFDAVKQTVALEGPRGLYKGMGVPLATVAAFNAVLFTVRGQMETLVRSNPGVPLTVNQQFVCGAGAGVAVSILACPTELIKCRLQAQSALAGSETATVAVKYGGPMDVARHVLKSEGGTRGLFKGLVPTMAREIPGNAIMFGVYEALKRKFAGSTDTSGLSRGSLIVAGGLAGASFWFIVYPTDVIKSVIQVDDYRNPKFSGSFDAFRKIKASQGFKGLYKGFGPAMARSIPANAACFLAYEMTKSALA; from the exons ATGGGAGACGTGGCTAAGGACCTTGCAGCTGGGACTATTGGAGGGGCAGCACAGTTGATATGTGGACACCCCTTTGACACTATCAAGGTCAAGCTCCAAAGCCAGCCCGTACCACTCCCTGGTCAGCTTCCCAAGTATTCAGGTGCATTTGATGCTGTCAAGCAGACAGTAGCATTAGAAGGGCCAAGAGGTTTATACAAAGGTATGGGTGTTCCTCTTGCTACAGTAGCAGCTTTCAATGCAGTCCTGTTTACAGTGAGGGGACAGATGGAAACATTAGTGAGGTCCAATCCTGGCGTCCCCCTGACAGTGAATCAGCAATTTGTCTGTGGAGCTGGAGCTGGAGTTGCAGTTTCCATTCTTGCATGCCCAACTGAATTGATCAAATGCAG GTTGCAAGCACAAAGTGCGCTAGCTGGCTCTGAAACAGCTACTGTGGCTGTTAAGTACGGAGGACCCATGGATGTGGCCAGGCATGTTCTCAAATCAGAAGGGGGCACGAGAGGTCTTTTCAAGGGCTTGGTCCCCACTATGGCCCGAGAGATACCAGGAAATGCTATAATGTTTGGTGTATACGAAGCATTAAAGCGAAAGTTTGCAGGGAGCACTGATACTTCTGGCCTGAGTAGAGGTTCTCTGATTGTTGCTGGAGGCTTGGCTGGAGCTTCTTTCTGGTTCATTGTTTACCCAACTGATGTTATTAAGAGTGTGATTCAAGTAGATGACTACAGAAATCCAAAATTTTCTGGTTCATTTGATGCATTCAGAAAGATTAAAGCTTCACAGGGCTTCAAGGGCTTGTATAAGGGTTTTGGTCCTGCTATGGCCCGAAGTATTCCTGCAAATGCAGCATGCTTCTTGGCATATGAGATGACAAAATCAGCTCTGGCATGA
- the LOC137808685 gene encoding abscisic acid receptor PYR1-like produces the protein MDQTNSFSAEQDPTQTHPTRHHLEPPSGLTPEEFLDLKPSIMEHHTYSMTTRQCSSLLAQRIHAPPQAVWSVVRCFDNPQAYKHFIKSCHVKEDFQLVVGSTRDVNVISGLPAATSTERLDLLDDDRHVIGFTIVGGEHRLRNYRSVSSVHGFERDGKIWTVVLESYVVDVPEGNTEEDTRLFADTVVKLNLQQLASVTEGMSADGDGNRNGKS, from the coding sequence ATGGACCAAACCAACAGCTTCAGCGCAGAGCAGGATCCGACTCAGACGCACCCGACCCGTCATCACCTGGAGCCCCCATCCGGGTTGACTCCCGAGGAGTTCCTGGACCTCAAACCTTCCATCATGGAGCACCACACCTACTCCATGACCACGCGCCAATGCTCCTCCCTCCTCGCCCAACGAATCCACGCGCCGCCGCAAGCTGTCTGGTCCGTCGTCCGCTGCTTCGACAACCCCCAGGCCTACAAGCACTTCATCAAGAGCTGCCACGTCAAGGAGGATTTCCAGCTCGTCGTAGGCTCCACTCGCGACGTCAACGTCATCTCCGGCTTACCGGCAGCTACCAGCACCGAGCGCCTCGACCTCCTCGACGACGACCGACACGTCATCGGTTTCACCATCGTCGGCGGGGAGCACCGCCTCAGGAACTACCGCTCCGTCTCCTCCGTGCACGGCTTCGAGCGCGATGGCAAGATCTGGACCGTTGTTCTGGAATCTTACGTGGTGGATGTGCCCGAGGGGAACACCGAGGAGGACACGCGTCTCTTCGCTGACACCGTCGTGAAGCTCAACCTGCAGCAGCTCGCGTCTGTCACCGAAGGGATGAGCGCTGACGGTGACGGTAACCGGAACGGTAAGTCATAG
- the LOC137808684 gene encoding protein HAIKU1-like yields MDNSKTRHNDNLGVNKTGKNIRKSPLHQPNYGNNNNNVNGTRQQQQQQPQPQVYNISKNEFRDIVQQLTGSPSQDPQSKPPQSNSPKPQSMRLQKIRPPPLPYVRPPLPSSYNNNTLPPTTAHFRQPSPNPFPQAVSPISAYVRYLEHSLTDPGSKGSQVQPLPPSSALLPNNPIFPSPRLNPPPPHLSAVPSPQTNGPPFLPSPTSQFLLPSPNGYMNFLSPQGSYPPLLSPGIQFPSPFTPNFPFSPFGQSGIFGPGQQPPLSPGLFPLSPSGFFPITSPRW; encoded by the coding sequence ATGGATAACTCAAAAACCAGGCATAACGACAACTTGGGAGTGAACAAAACAGGAAAAAACATTAGGAAGAGTCCATTACACCAGCCCAATTAtggcaacaacaacaacaacgtTAATGGAACTAGACAGCAACAACAGCAACAGCCTCAGCCTCAGGTTTACAACATCAGCAAGAATGAGTTCAGGGATATTGTTCAGCAGCTTACTGGGTCTCCCTCTCAGGATCCTCAATCAAAACCTCCTCAGAGCAATTCCCCAAAACCTCAGAGCATGAGGTTGCAGAAGATCAGGCCTCCTCCTTTACCTTATGTCAGGCCTCCATTGCCTTCTTCTTACAATAACAACACCTTGCCACCTACAACTGCTCACTTTAGACAACCATCACCTAACCCTTTTCCTCAAGCTGTGTCACCAATCTCTGCCTATGTCAGATACCTTGAACATTCATTAACAGATCCAGGCTCAAAGGGAAGCCAAGTTCAACCTCTTCCACCTTCTTCTGCTTTGCTTCCTAATAATCCTATCTTCCCTTCTCCAAGATTAAACCCTCCTCCTCCTCATCTTTCTGCTGTTCCTTCCCCACAAACAAATGGACCTCCTTTTTTACCTTCTCCAACCTCACAGTTTCTCTTGCCTTCACCAAATGGCTACATGAATTTCCTGTCTCCTCAGGGTTCTTATCCTCCACTACTCTCCCCTGGCATTCAGTTTCCATCTCCTTTTACTCCTAATTTCCCTTTCTCGCCCTTTGGGCAGTCAGGGATTTTTGGCCCCGGGCAGCAGCCTCCCCTTTCTCCTGGGTTgtttcctttgtctccttcAGGCTTTTTCCCCATCACAAGTCCAAGGTGGTGA